A genomic stretch from Lathyrus oleraceus cultivar Zhongwan6 chromosome 2, CAAS_Psat_ZW6_1.0, whole genome shotgun sequence includes:
- the LOC127119165 gene encoding serine/threonine-protein kinase STN7, chloroplastic: MVMATVATRGIGVTKLHDPYNPNLKSLFLGQTLRIKPSINNQQPPCSVKLSTPKAFHGGEWLHSVHSLFVGVGVGLPCTVMECGDMIYRSTLPKPSGLTLTIPGVVLAFGALSYLWATPGVAPGFFDMFVLAFVERLFRPTFRKDDFVLGKKLGEGSFGVVYRVTLANKPSSKEGDLVLKKATEYGAVEIWMNERVRRACANSCADFVYGFLERSTKKTPEYWLIWQFEGDATLADLLQSRDFPYNVETLIIGEVQDLPKRLERENRIIQTIIRQLLFALDGLHSTGIVHRDIKPQNIIFSEGSRTFKIIDLGAATDLRVGINYIPKEFLLDPRYAAPEQYIMSTQTPSAPSAPVATALSPVLWQLNLPDRFDIYSTGLIFLQMAFPGLRTDNSLIQFNRQLKRCDYDLVAWRKTVEPRCGSELRRGFELLDLDGGIGWELLTSMVRYKARQRLSAKAALAHPYFDKEGLLALSFMQNLRLRFFRATQQDYGEAAKWIIQLMARSGTQKDGGFTEAQLQELREIVPKKKTGAKRNALASALKVQRKIIKTLNESMDELSRNRKSIWWRRWIPREE; this comes from the exons ATGGTTATGGCCACTGTCGCAACGAGAGGAATTGGAGTCACAAAGCTCCATGACCCCTACAATCCCAACCTTAAATCTCTCTTTCTTGGCCAAACACTTAGAATCAAACCCTCAATTAATAATCAACAACCACCCTGCAGTGTCAAACTCTCAACCCCAAAAGCGTTTCATGGGGGTGAATGGCTTCACTCAGTTCACAGCCTTTTTGTTGGTGTTGGGGTTGGACTTCCGTGCACTGTCATGGAGTGCGGGGACATGATTTACAGAAGCACTCTTCCTAAGCCTAGTGGGTTAACACTTACTATCCCAGGTGTTGTTCTTGCTTTTGGTGCTCTCTCTTATCTTTGGGCTACACCTGGTGTTGCTCCTGGTTTCTTTGATATGTTTGTTCTTGCTTTTGTTGAAAGGTTGTTTAGACCCACTTTCAGAAAG GATGATTTTGTTCTAGGGAAAAAGCTGGGAGAGGGATCATTTGGAGTTGTTTATAGAGTCACACTAGCTAACAAGCCCTCTTCAAAG GAAGGTGACTTAGTCTTGAAGAAAGCCACTGAATATGGCGCTGTAGAAATTTGGATGAATGAGCGAGTACGAAGAGCTTGTGCAAACAGCTGTGCAGATTTTGTTTATGGGTTTCTTGAG AGGTCTACAAAGAAGACTCCTGAATATTGGCTTATATGGCAGTTTGAAGGGGATGCCACCTTAGCTGATCTATTGCAGAGTAGAGATTTTCCTTACAAT GTTGAAACATTGATTATTGGTGAGGTACAAGATTTGCCGAAGAGATTGGAGAGAGAAAACAGAATTATTCAAACAATCATAAGACAACTCTTGTTTGCATTAGACGGTCTTCACTCAACTGGTATTGTGCATAGGGATATTAAGCCACAGAACATTATTTTCTCTGAAG GGTCTCGTACATTCAAAATAATTGATCTTGGAGCTGCTACAGATTTGCGAGTTGGCATCAACTATATTCCTAAGGAGTTTCTTTTGGATCCAAG ATATGCTGCACCAGAGCAGTACATTATGAGCACACAAACTCCATCTGCACCCTCAGCTCCGGTTGCTACTGCACTCTCTCCAGTCTTATGGCAG TTGAATCTTCCTGACAGATTTGATATATACAGTACTGGTCTAATATTTCTCCAAATG GCATTTCCCGGTTTGCGCACTGATAATAGTCTCATACAATTCAACCGCCAATTGAAGAGGTGTGACTATGACTTGGTTGCATGGAGAAAAACTGTCGAGCCTCGATGTGGTAGTGAACTTAGGAGGGGCTTTGAGCTGTTGGATTTAGATGGTGGAATAGGATGGGAACTTTTGACATCAATGGTTCGATACAAAGCAAGACAAAGGCTGAGTGCAAAAGCAGCGTTAGCTCATCCTTACTTTGACAAAGAAGGTTTGTTGGCTTTATCTTTTATGCAAAATTTGAGGCTACGGTTCTTTAGAGCTACCCAGCAGGATTATGGAGAAGCTGCCAAGTGGATTATTCAACTTATGGCAAGATCAGGAACACAAAAGGATGGCGGATTCACTGAAGCTCAGCTCCAGGAACTTAGA GAAATTGTGCCCAAGAAAAAAACTGGTGCAAAGAGAAATGCTCTAGCTTCAGCTCTTAAAGTACAGAGGAAAATTATAAAAACCTTAAATGAGAGTATGGATGAGCTCAGCAGAAACAGGAAAAGCATTTGGTGGAGGAGATGGATCCCAAGAGAGGAATGA